From one Sulfurimonas sp. genomic stretch:
- a CDS encoding AAA family ATPase produces the protein MISYSLNEVFQKSIIYAKELKHEYITIEHVFYQLLNSPEGAKIIFTCGGDVTKMKELIKNYIYSNIGTLPQNVNEEPFESVALSRMIERMIKHIQSSGQQSADIGDLLVAIYDEVNSFAYMLLDEYHISRLDILETISHNEEPKSDNTKESYLQKYSINLLQKAKDGKIDPVIGRDDEIQRVIQILCRRKKNNPILVGEAGVGKTAIAEGLALNIVAHKVPPIIQNSELFALDLGAMLAGTKYRGDFEKRLKGVMDELKSIPNAILFIDEIHTLIGAGSTSGTMDAANQLKPALASGELKCMGATTFAEYRNGFEKDKALSRRFSKVDINEPSVATTYKILKGLKGKYEEHHNVIFTDKALKTAIELSKRYITDKFLPDKAIDLIDETAASFHLTNKKKRVVKSHDIENTVSKIVGISSSKVTKDETLSLINLEENLRKKVIGQDKAIAEVAKAIKISKAGLTPPNKPIASFLFSGPTGVGKTELALSLSQILGVNFERFDMSEYMEKHALSRLIGAPPGYVGYEQGGLLTEAIKRHPYTVLLLDEIEKAHPDLVNILLQIMDNAILTDNNGYKANFQNVILIMTSNIGATARSVMGFNKDSSLSKNEELKLFFTPEFRNRLSAIVEFKQLDNEVVKDIVNKFIDELNSELKKKKITVSLSPKAIEFIAESSYSLEMGARPIKRYIVDNITNRLSDEILFGKLKNGGSVEVLYEEELILNFKEPA, from the coding sequence ATGATTAGTTACTCGCTAAATGAGGTTTTCCAAAAATCAATTATCTATGCAAAAGAGCTAAAACATGAGTATATAACTATTGAGCATGTATTTTATCAACTTTTAAACTCTCCCGAGGGCGCAAAAATCATCTTTACATGCGGCGGCGATGTTACAAAGATGAAAGAGCTTATAAAAAATTATATATACTCAAACATCGGCACACTTCCGCAAAATGTAAACGAGGAGCCTTTTGAGAGCGTTGCCCTATCAAGGATGATTGAGAGAATGATAAAACATATCCAAAGTTCCGGTCAGCAGAGTGCCGACATAGGCGATTTGCTTGTAGCCATCTATGATGAAGTAAACTCATTTGCCTATATGCTGCTAGATGAGTATCATATTTCAAGGCTTGATATTTTAGAAACTATATCGCACAATGAGGAACCAAAAAGCGATAACACAAAAGAATCTTATCTGCAAAAATACTCTATAAACCTTCTTCAAAAAGCAAAAGATGGGAAAATTGACCCCGTAATCGGACGGGATGACGAGATACAAAGAGTTATTCAGATTTTATGCCGCAGAAAGAAAAACAACCCTATTTTAGTCGGAGAAGCAGGAGTAGGAAAAACGGCTATTGCAGAGGGGCTGGCGCTAAATATTGTCGCGCATAAAGTTCCTCCCATCATACAAAACAGTGAGCTTTTTGCACTAGATTTGGGTGCAATGTTAGCCGGCACAAAATATAGAGGGGATTTTGAAAAACGGTTAAAAGGCGTTATGGATGAGCTAAAATCAATTCCTAATGCTATTTTGTTTATCGACGAAATTCATACTTTAATCGGAGCGGGATCTACAAGCGGAACAATGGATGCGGCAAATCAGCTAAAACCGGCTTTGGCTTCGGGCGAATTAAAATGTATGGGCGCTACGACATTTGCAGAGTATAGAAACGGTTTTGAAAAAGACAAAGCACTAAGCAGAAGATTCTCTAAAGTTGACATAAACGAGCCATCAGTTGCAACAACCTACAAAATTTTAAAAGGGCTAAAGGGCAAATATGAAGAGCATCATAATGTAATATTTACCGATAAAGCTCTAAAAACTGCTATAGAGTTGTCAAAAAGATATATTACCGACAAATTCTTGCCGGACAAAGCAATTGACCTAATAGACGAGACTGCCGCATCATTTCATCTAACGAACAAGAAAAAAAGAGTAGTCAAATCACACGATATTGAAAACACTGTTTCAAAAATAGTAGGCATCTCAAGCTCAAAAGTGACCAAAGACGAAACACTCTCTCTCATCAACTTGGAAGAAAATCTACGAAAAAAGGTAATCGGACAAGACAAAGCAATTGCGGAGGTAGCAAAAGCCATAAAAATCTCTAAAGCAGGGCTAACTCCTCCAAACAAACCTATTGCATCATTCTTATTCTCAGGTCCTACAGGTGTTGGCAAAACTGAACTAGCCCTTTCACTTAGCCAAATATTGGGCGTTAATTTTGAGAGATTTGATATGAGCGAGTATATGGAGAAACATGCTCTTAGCCGCCTTATCGGAGCACCTCCGGGGTATGTCGGATATGAACAGGGCGGTTTGCTCACTGAAGCGATAAAAAGGCACCCTTACACGGTTTTACTGCTAGACGAGATAGAAAAAGCACACCCTGATTTGGTAAATATTTTACTGCAGATTATGGACAATGCCATTCTTACGGATAATAACGGCTACAAAGCCAATTTTCAAAATGTTATACTTATTATGACATCAAACATCGGTGCGACTGCCAGAAGCGTAATGGGATTCAACAAAGACAGTTCACTCTCAAAAAATGAGGAGTTAAAACTATTTTTTACGCCTGAGTTTAGAAACAGATTAAGCGCCATCGTAGAGTTCAAACAACTAGATAACGAAGTTGTAAAAGATATTGTAAATAAATTTATAGATGAACTAAACAGTGAACTAAAAAAGAAAAAAATCACTGTCTCGTTATCTCCAAAAGCAATAGAGTTCATAGCCGAGAGTTCATACTCTTTGGAAATGGGTGCCAGACCGATAAAAAGATATATTGTGGACAATATAACAAATAGACTAAGCGATGAAATTTTATTTGGAAAACTAAAAAACGGCGGAAGCGTAGAAGTTTTATATGAAGAAGAGTTGATTTTAAATTTTAAAGAACCTGCTTGA
- a CDS encoding type II toxin-antitoxin system RelE/ParE family toxin, which produces MQIESTFAEPLLAILKNITKDKKSAAIKFKNDLKEKIDLLTDAPFMCRQSHYFQNKAYRNLTFKGYTIIYKIENETIKILDIFKWQDR; this is translated from the coding sequence ATTCAAATTGAGAGCACTTTTGCCGAGCCGCTTCTTGCTATTCTAAAAAATATAACAAAAGACAAAAAATCAGCCGCTATAAAATTTAAAAATGATCTAAAAGAAAAAATAGACCTTCTTACAGACGCACCATTCATGTGCAGACAATCTCACTATTTTCAAAACAAAGCCTATAGAAATCTCACCTTTAAAGGTTACACTATTATATATAAGATAGAAAACGAAACAATCAAAATCCTAGATATTTTTAAATGGCAAGATAGATAA
- a CDS encoding ATP-dependent Clp protease adaptor ClpS, which yields MATHTELETINEISLKYPKKYKVLILNDDYTSMEFVIDVLMSIFHKSFAEAEAIMLEVHKKNKGLCGVYTHEIAETKVAQVHKKARDNGFPLRAEMEEE from the coding sequence ATGGCAACACATACAGAGTTAGAAACTATCAACGAAATATCGCTTAAATACCCTAAAAAATACAAAGTACTGATTTTAAATGATGACTACACCTCCATGGAGTTTGTTATAGATGTTTTGATGAGCATATTTCACAAAAGCTTTGCGGAAGCCGAAGCTATAATGCTCGAGGTGCATAAAAAAAACAAGGGTTTGTGTGGGGTATATACTCACGAAATTGCAGAAACCAAAGTAGCTCAAGTTCATAAAAAAGCCAGAGACAACGGTTTTCCGCTAAGAGCCGAAATGGAGGAAGAGTAA
- the bioD gene encoding dethiobiotin synthase, which translates to MTKRIFVTATNTNIGKTYTTKLLLKEFASRGFSVGVIKPIETGVLDGYATDGEELLECVKELNPKLWHLEVEDIVPITYEAAAAPFVASNNTPLDIKKIKNKIEEMEASCDIVIIEGAGGLYVPIDDNTMMIDLIRKFDAVALLVTHCSLGCINDTLLSKKALEDKNISHIVAFNCRDSDESFSQISEPYFLKTGFEVLKVGRDIEKICDVLYN; encoded by the coding sequence ATGACAAAACGGATTTTCGTAACCGCTACAAATACAAATATCGGCAAGACTTATACGACTAAATTATTATTAAAAGAGTTTGCTTCGCGTGGTTTTAGCGTTGGAGTTATAAAGCCTATTGAGACGGGAGTTTTGGACGGGTATGCGACGGACGGGGAGGAGCTTTTAGAGTGTGTAAAAGAGCTAAATCCAAAGTTGTGGCACTTGGAGGTTGAAGATATCGTTCCGATTACCTATGAGGCGGCGGCAGCTCCGTTTGTCGCATCTAACAATACGCCTCTTGATATAAAGAAGATTAAAAACAAGATTGAAGAGATGGAAGCTTCTTGTGATATTGTTATCATTGAGGGTGCAGGCGGGCTTTATGTGCCGATAGATGATAATACAATGATGATTGATTTGATACGAAAATTTGATGCCGTTGCGCTTTTGGTTACGCACTGTTCTCTTGGCTGCATAAACGATACGCTTTTAAGCAAAAAAGCTCTTGAAGATAAAAATATATCTCATATTGTTGCATTTAACTGTAGAGATAGCGATGAGAGTTTTTCACAAATTTCGGAGCCGTATTTTTTAAAAACAGGTTTTGAAGTGTTAAAAGTCGGTCGTGATATTGAAAAAATATGTGATGTCTTGTATAATTAA
- a CDS encoding helix-turn-helix transcriptional regulator, with amino-acid sequence MEVWEKINYLLEEKKMTKQEFANKLIMLEPKLKRTSEIPSVQTILGYLYGKRELKVELIPYIAEVLEVDEQELFRFDIEYASEYNIRYSKDAREILELLYYTPKPMIEHIKTVLRKYKKTYEDGVKEI; translated from the coding sequence ATGGAAGTTTGGGAAAAGATAAACTATCTGCTTGAAGAAAAAAAGATGACAAAACAAGAGTTTGCAAACAAACTCATTATGCTTGAGCCTAAGCTCAAAAGAACTTCCGAAATTCCTTCAGTACAAACTATACTTGGCTATCTTTACGGCAAACGCGAACTAAAAGTAGAACTCATCCCTTACATAGCCGAAGTTTTAGAGGTGGATGAACAAGAGCTTTTTCGTTTTGATATTGAGTATGCTTCGGAGTATAACATCCGCTACTCAAAAGATGCCAGAGAGATTTTAGAACTGCTCTACTATACCCCAAAACCGATGATAGAACACATAAAAACAGTTTTGAGAAAGTATAAAAAAACTTATGAAGACGGAGTTAAAGAAATCTAA
- a CDS encoding transaldolase, protein MYLKDLKFSLWADFIERDYLDNEFRKLINDEIINGATSNPAIFKNAILSSNAYKEQLSTLSSLTPKEKYEALAIHDIRKAADILKPLYEVGDDGYVSIEVDPYLCDDADATVAEGERLFLEINRKNVMIKVPATEAGYTAMRELTAKGIPVNATLIFKKEQAVSCAKAFREGIAKYGEKVDTVISVFVSRVDRALDEALIRGGVDAALSGIYNSADIYTEIEKMGVDGCRVLFASTGVKDDSLPPHYYIEKLLAYNSVNTAPVDTIKAFHSSGAKVSALPISAQTIEEHFEKVRGLGIDFDAVLDKQISDGLKSFKDAFKDILESL, encoded by the coding sequence ATGTATTTAAAAGATTTAAAGTTCTCTTTATGGGCTGATTTTATAGAGAGAGATTATCTGGATAATGAATTTAGGAAATTGATAAATGATGAGATTATTAACGGGGCGACTTCCAATCCTGCAATCTTCAAAAATGCGATACTAAGTTCAAATGCATACAAAGAACAACTCTCAACTCTCTCTTCTTTAACGCCAAAAGAGAAATATGAAGCATTGGCAATTCATGATATACGAAAAGCTGCAGATATACTAAAACCGCTTTACGAGGTAGGGGATGACGGATATGTAAGCATAGAAGTAGACCCGTATCTTTGCGATGATGCCGATGCAACTGTCGCAGAGGGAGAGAGACTCTTTTTGGAAATAAACCGTAAAAATGTTATGATAAAAGTTCCTGCAACAGAGGCTGGATATACGGCTATGCGTGAACTTACTGCTAAAGGAATACCGGTTAATGCGACGCTTATATTTAAAAAAGAGCAGGCAGTCTCATGTGCAAAAGCTTTTAGGGAGGGCATAGCAAAATATGGAGAAAAAGTTGATACGGTAATAAGCGTTTTTGTGAGTCGAGTAGATAGAGCTTTAGATGAAGCGTTGATTAGAGGCGGCGTGGATGCGGCACTTAGCGGAATATACAACAGCGCCGATATCTATACAGAGATTGAGAAAATGGGCGTTGATGGGTGCAGAGTGCTTTTTGCAAGTACGGGCGTAAAAGATGATTCTCTGCCTCCGCACTACTATATAGAAAAACTTTTAGCATATAATAGTGTAAATACGGCACCGGTAGATACCATAAAGGCTTTTCATTCAAGCGGAGCTAAAGTAAGCGCTCTTCCGATTTCGGCTCAGACTATAGAAGAGCACTTTGAAAAAGTCAGGGGTTTAGGTATAGATTTTGATGCCGTTTTGGATAAGCAGATATCGGATGGTTTGAAATCTTTTAAAGATGCATTTAAAGATATATTGGAGTCGTTATGA
- a CDS encoding ATP-binding protein — MFKIDGFFTSGWTFDESEQYLKNRYQMVNIGILLSAGGLIYGIIGNYIRDISGFIPIEVALLCMNFVIFFALRKYRNFFEYFAIIMTLQYTFLFLFLIYIGEPSDLKHLWIFTYPIILLYFQKTIHAIYWFIFIIFMLIIAPLQNFISIKYSMYQVTYISFVLIIISIIIYFYQRKIDEARNIILEQQNMLRDFNLELEKQVKEKTTELIKLNESLELKVEQKLEELKSKDQILQTQSKQAVMGEMISMIAHQWRQPLSTVTLQIANLQFKQLLGKDRNDQDIDKALSNISDTIVYLSDTIDDFQTYFRPDKEVVDIEIHELLQRAVNFAISRVNDKKIRISVNKLTDIHVKIYINELVQVILNILNNAIDAHNDLNVKEPFIALSAKVAGSKVFIYVQDNAGGIKSEDLLHLFEPYFSTKGKNGTGLGLYMSQMIVQKQFGGEISVETSQNGSTFIVKIPKNIG, encoded by the coding sequence ATGTTTAAAATAGACGGTTTTTTTACAAGCGGATGGACATTTGATGAGTCGGAGCAGTATTTAAAAAATAGATACCAGATGGTAAATATCGGTATCTTGCTCTCTGCCGGCGGACTTATTTACGGAATTATCGGAAACTATATAAGAGATATTTCCGGGTTTATACCGATAGAAGTCGCCCTTTTATGTATGAACTTTGTTATATTTTTTGCTTTGAGAAAATATCGTAATTTTTTTGAATATTTTGCCATAATCATGACTCTTCAATACACTTTTTTATTTTTATTTCTTATTTATATCGGCGAGCCGAGTGACTTAAAACATCTCTGGATATTTACATATCCGATAATACTTCTCTATTTTCAAAAAACTATACATGCAATTTACTGGTTTATATTTATTATTTTTATGCTCATAATAGCGCCGTTGCAAAATTTTATATCCATAAAATACTCTATGTATCAGGTTACATATATCTCATTTGTTTTAATTATAATTAGCATAATTATCTACTTTTATCAGAGAAAGATAGACGAGGCCAGAAATATTATTTTAGAACAGCAAAATATGCTTAGAGATTTTAATTTAGAGCTTGAAAAGCAGGTAAAAGAAAAAACAACCGAGTTAATCAAGTTAAACGAATCATTAGAGCTTAAAGTTGAGCAAAAACTTGAAGAGTTAAAAAGCAAAGACCAAATACTGCAGACACAATCAAAACAGGCTGTAATGGGTGAGATGATAAGTATGATTGCCCATCAGTGGAGGCAGCCGCTCTCTACGGTTACGCTTCAAATCGCAAACTTGCAGTTTAAACAGTTGCTTGGCAAAGATAGAAACGACCAAGATATTGATAAAGCGTTAAGCAATATAAGCGATACGATTGTTTATCTCTCAGATACTATTGATGATTTTCAGACCTATTTTCGTCCGGATAAGGAGGTAGTAGATATTGAAATTCATGAACTGCTTCAAAGAGCAGTCAATTTTGCCATATCGAGGGTAAATGACAAAAAAATAAGAATATCAGTAAATAAGCTCACGGATATACATGTAAAAATATATATAAATGAGCTTGTTCAAGTTATATTAAATATTTTAAATAATGCAATAGATGCGCATAATGATCTCAATGTTAAAGAGCCGTTTATAGCGTTAAGTGCCAAAGTAGCGGGAAGTAAAGTTTTTATATATGTGCAAGACAATGCAGGAGGTATAAAGAGTGAAGATTTGCTACATCTTTTTGAGCCTTATTTCAGCACCAAAGGAAAAAACGGAACCGGACTTGGTTTGTATATGAGTCAGATGATTGTTCAAAAACAATTCGGCGGTGAGATTAGTGTAGAGACTTCTCAAAACGGCTCTACATTTATCGTAAAAATACCAAAAAATATAGGCTAA
- a CDS encoding DUF4105 domain-containing protein, with protein MNRRFFLLFIAPIILYASQQDVLKLANELQIFNKKEWKALLHYNQELNIYDENFTNIEKFSLKNELELTINGFYEPKEKYENINNHPQCKFPARRLFLINELNLSDDFFPFIQCLDFQNYLNKAPADTISLIYASENVKNPSSMMGHTFLKYSGINYQNNKVEHAVSFYTIIETLNLFELAYQNTYSGMRGFFALQPYQEAIKQYIDKENRNVWEYKLKLSDYRKRLMYYHIWELKDKDMQYFFTSYNCSTVIYYILSLANPKIYDDKKLWITPLDTVKFLYKYDLIEHSELVASNEWLVKMLNENVALKDVDFIKNIVQDSRYEDIDTLDYYSQKLLEAYATLKYKNGGLDKDSYKSLQEKISKNENGIDISKYKSPNNIPPERQFGIGYTRVDDKDFTKVSFLGASHLLNDNNREYFGESELKIGCLSLLANGKNIELEEFTLYGMKLYTPYDTLTHDLSYQFEIAVKKEFSKEMDYIDTLKIDGGVGIDFSIAHDINIFVLLNSGVGYNKEHNAHVFFNPQIGGMIYEIFNMKSLFYYQPFFIGIDKVYDKYLLNHNIFLSKNYKLYLNFEIFENKKEHVNYEFGLSKLF; from the coding sequence ATGAATAGAAGATTTTTTCTTCTATTCATTGCTCCAATAATTCTTTATGCATCGCAACAAGATGTATTAAAATTAGCAAATGAATTGCAGATTTTTAACAAAAAAGAGTGGAAAGCACTCCTGCATTATAATCAAGAGTTAAATATATACGATGAAAATTTTACAAATATTGAAAAATTTTCATTAAAAAATGAATTAGAATTGACTATAAATGGTTTTTATGAGCCAAAAGAAAAGTATGAAAACATAAATAATCATCCTCAATGTAAATTTCCTGCAAGGCGCTTATTTTTGATAAATGAACTAAACTTAAGTGATGATTTTTTCCCATTCATTCAATGTTTGGATTTTCAAAATTATTTAAATAAAGCACCGGCTGATACAATATCTCTTATTTATGCCTCCGAAAATGTAAAAAATCCTTCCAGTATGATGGGGCATACATTTTTAAAATATAGCGGTATAAATTATCAAAATAACAAAGTTGAACATGCCGTTTCGTTTTATACAATCATTGAAACCCTTAATCTTTTTGAACTTGCCTATCAAAATACATATTCGGGTATGAGAGGTTTTTTTGCCCTGCAACCGTATCAAGAAGCCATAAAACAGTATATAGACAAAGAAAATAGAAATGTGTGGGAGTATAAATTAAAATTATCAGATTATAGAAAAAGGTTGATGTACTACCATATATGGGAGCTCAAAGATAAGGATATGCAATATTTTTTTACAAGCTATAACTGTTCTACTGTTATTTACTATATTCTATCTTTGGCAAATCCTAAAATTTATGATGATAAAAAATTATGGATTACACCGCTAGATACTGTAAAGTTTCTATATAAATATGATTTAATTGAACATAGTGAGTTGGTCGCAAGCAATGAGTGGCTTGTAAAAATGCTAAATGAGAATGTTGCTTTAAAAGATGTGGATTTTATAAAAAATATCGTTCAAGATAGTCGATATGAAGATATAGACACTTTGGATTATTACTCTCAAAAATTACTTGAAGCTTACGCAACACTAAAATATAAAAACGGTGGGCTTGATAAAGATAGCTACAAAAGTTTACAAGAAAAAATCTCTAAGAATGAAAATGGTATTGATATATCAAAATATAAATCTCCAAATAATATACCTCCAGAGAGACAGTTTGGAATTGGATATACAAGAGTGGATGATAAAGATTTTACAAAGGTATCGTTCTTGGGTGCTTCACATCTCTTAAACGACAACAATAGAGAGTATTTTGGAGAAAGTGAACTAAAGATAGGGTGTCTTTCTCTTTTGGCAAATGGTAAAAACATAGAACTTGAAGAGTTTACGCTCTATGGAATGAAACTATATACCCCTTATGATACATTGACACATGACCTTTCATATCAGTTTGAAATTGCAGTAAAAAAAGAGTTTAGCAAAGAGATGGATTATATAGACACTTTGAAAATAGACGGTGGTGTTGGTATTGACTTTAGCATAGCACATGATATAAATATTTTTGTTTTGCTAAACAGTGGAGTCGGGTACAATAAAGAACATAATGCTCATGTGTTTTTTAATCCACAAATAGGCGGCATGATATATGAAATCTTCAACATGAAAAGCTTATTTTATTATCAACCATTTTTTATCGGTATAGATAAGGTTTATGATAAGTATCTATTAAACCATAATATTTTTTTATCAAAAAATTATAAACTATACTTGAACTTTGAAATTTTTGAAAACAAAAAAGAGCATGTCAATTATGAGTTTGGTTTGAGTAAATTATTTTGA
- a CDS encoding aspartate carbamoyltransferase catalytic subunit has protein sequence MKHLIRTDDFTTSEIESILEDAKLFSDGRFDRILRDKIIITLFFENSTRTRSSFEIAAKRLGAEIVHLDVANSSTKKGETLVDTAMNLDAMGPHAIIVRHQNSGVPKILSNHTKASIINAGDGAHAHPTQALLDLFTLKKHFGDIKGKKIAIVGDIKNSRVANSNIELLGRFGMEVILVAPPQFLPKTNLRTTHYISEIIDEVDAIMSLRTQTERHSSQTYASLKDYASDFCITSEVVGDRDIILLHPGPVHRNIDICDALLADKRCKVLEQVSNGVAIRMAVLKKLINDI, from the coding sequence ATGAAACATTTAATTCGTACGGATGATTTTACGACTTCAGAGATAGAGTCGATTTTAGAGGATGCAAAGCTTTTTAGCGACGGCAGATTTGACAGGATTTTAAGGGATAAAATCATAATTACGCTCTTTTTTGAAAACTCGACAAGAACTAGAAGCTCTTTTGAGATAGCGGCAAAGAGGCTTGGAGCTGAGATTGTTCATCTTGATGTGGCAAACAGCTCTACAAAAAAAGGCGAAACGCTAGTCGATACCGCGATGAACCTTGATGCGATGGGTCCTCATGCCATCATCGTGCGACATCAAAACTCCGGTGTGCCAAAAATCCTCTCAAACCACACTAAAGCTTCTATCATAAATGCGGGAGACGGTGCCCATGCTCATCCTACGCAAGCGCTTTTAGACCTTTTTACTCTTAAAAAACATTTTGGAGATATTAAGGGCAAAAAAATAGCGATAGTCGGAGATATAAAAAATTCAAGAGTTGCAAACTCAAATATTGAACTTCTAGGCAGATTCGGAATGGAGGTTATTTTGGTAGCCCCTCCGCAATTTTTACCAAAAACCAATCTAAGAACGACTCACTATATAAGTGAAATAATCGATGAGGTTGATGCTATCATGAGTCTTAGAACTCAAACAGAGAGACACTCTTCGCAAACTTATGCATCACTTAAAGATTATGCAAGCGACTTTTGCATAACCTCGGAAGTTGTGGGGGATAGAGATATAATCCTGCTTCATCCCGGACCTGTTCATAGAAATATAGATATTTGCGATGCGCTGCTGGCGGACAAGAGATGTAAAGTTTTAGAGCAAGTCTCAAACGGCGTTGCGATTAGAATGGCAGTGCTTAAAAAACTTATTAATGACATTTGA
- the aat gene encoding leucyl/phenylalanyl-tRNA--protein transferase has protein sequence MNIPRLNKYTLTFPNPNDANEEGIVAWGGDLNPYRLINAYQNGIFPWYGKNDPIIWWSTNPRLIMELDDFKLSRSLKKSMKNFEYRFDANFKEVIKQCSSVKRENQNGTWIQDDIIEAYSSLYDMGIAHSVESYFDGKLVGGLYGVVVGRVFCGESMFSLVSDASKSAYATLVKHLKFWGYDFIDCQVPTSHLKSLGAKEVTKEYFLNRLYKVNILNIEHKWEIKDFLIN, from the coding sequence TTGAATATACCAAGACTAAATAAATATACCTTAACATTTCCAAATCCAAACGATGCAAATGAAGAGGGTATTGTTGCTTGGGGAGGCGATTTAAATCCTTATAGGCTCATTAATGCATATCAAAATGGGATTTTTCCTTGGTACGGCAAAAATGACCCGATTATTTGGTGGTCTACTAACCCAAGACTGATTATGGAATTGGATGATTTTAAACTAAGCCGTTCACTGAAAAAAAGTATGAAAAATTTTGAATATAGATTTGATGCTAATTTTAAAGAAGTAATAAAACAGTGCAGCAGCGTAAAAAGAGAAAATCAAAACGGAACTTGGATACAAGATGATATTATTGAAGCTTACTCATCTTTATATGATATGGGCATAGCACACAGTGTCGAGAGTTATTTTGATGGAAAATTAGTAGGCGGACTATACGGTGTTGTAGTAGGCAGAGTTTTTTGCGGAGAGTCTATGTTTTCACTTGTCAGCGATGCTTCAAAATCTGCTTATGCCACACTAGTAAAACATCTAAAATTTTGGGGATATGATTTTATTGATTGTCAAGTACCGACAAGCCATCTTAAAAGTCTAGGTGCAAAAGAGGTAACAAAAGAATATTTTTTA
- a CDS encoding aminodeoxychorismate synthase component I, whose protein sequence is MTFDGLNSFGAKREAFLFIVDFKAQNIIASPLCELEANDIEFCIDEEYSLKTHEDFLEKKPVDFSEYKKKFDFVIEKIKAGETYLLNLTQPTLIKTPLTLKKIFEYANAHYKLRYKDEFVCFSPEKFIQIKDSKISTYPMKGTIDASIFNAKESILNNKKEMAEHVMVVDLLRNDLSIVAKNVKVEEFRYITEIEAGEKKLLHVSSHISGDIGDNWHEKIGDILKALLPAGSISGAPKKSTLDIIDEVENYERGYFSGVFGIYDGKTLDSAVMIRFVQNSKDGCIYKSGGGITLDSDAQSEYNELLDKVYLP, encoded by the coding sequence ATGACATTTGATGGTTTAAACTCTTTTGGTGCAAAAAGGGAGGCTTTTTTGTTTATAGTCGATTTTAAGGCTCAAAATATAATTGCCTCTCCTTTGTGTGAACTTGAAGCAAACGATATTGAATTTTGTATAGATGAAGAGTATAGTCTTAAAACTCATGAAGATTTTTTAGAGAAGAAGCCGGTAGATTTTAGCGAGTATAAAAAAAAGTTTGATTTTGTCATAGAGAAGATAAAAGCCGGCGAGACATATCTTTTAAATCTAACACAACCGACACTTATAAAAACACCGTTAACTCTAAAAAAGATATTTGAGTATGCAAATGCCCACTATAAGCTAAGATACAAAGATGAGTTTGTCTGTTTTTCTCCTGAGAAGTTTATTCAAATAAAAGATTCTAAAATCTCTACATATCCCATGAAAGGGACTATTGACGCATCGATTTTTAATGCAAAAGAGAGTATCTTAAACAACAAAAAAGAGATGGCAGAACATGTTATGGTTGTAGATCTCTTGAGAAACGACCTCTCGATAGTTGCAAAAAATGTGAAAGTAGAAGAGTTTAGATATATAACCGAGATAGAAGCGGGCGAAAAAAAACTTCTGCATGTAAGTTCTCATATAAGCGGAGATATCGGGGATAATTGGCATGAGAAGATAGGCGATATATTAAAGGCACTTCTTCCGGCGGGAAGCATAAGCGGTGCGCCAAAAAAGAGTACTTTGGATATAATTGATGAAGTTGAAAATTATGAACGCGGGTATTTCAGCGGAGTTTTTGGCATCTATGACGGTAAAACACTCGACAGTGCGGTAATGATAAGATTTGTGCAAAATTCAAAAGATGGTTGCATTTATAAAAGTGGCGGCGGCATAACTTTAGACAGTGATGCCCAAAGTGAATATAATGAGCTTTTAGATAAAGTTTATTTACCATAA